In Solea senegalensis isolate Sse05_10M linkage group LG18, IFAPA_SoseM_1, whole genome shotgun sequence, a single window of DNA contains:
- the mto1 gene encoding protein MTO1 homolog, mitochondrial, protein MLTKKRPLPWSVLSLLSRRAAHLARQQYDVIVVGGGHAGTEAAAAAARVGAETLLVTQKIQTIGALSCNPSLGGVGKGQLVKEVDALDGLCGRAGDWAGIHFTILNRKKGPAVWGPRAQLDRQRYREFIQSELLSTPRLTVLEGSVEELLVTEPNPEEPGHHRVTGIRLANRSQPITASSVVLTTGTFLSGALFMGQTMSPGGRFGDAPSSAGLSHTLRERLGLRTGRLRTGTPPRIVKDSVDLCQAELHLPDTHPTPFSFLNKHTRCKPEEQLPCHLTTTTPGVERVVKESLHLNCHIQQDTKGPRYCPSIESRVLRFPGRSHQVWLEPEGLTSDLLYPQGLSMTMPPDMQLRLIREIPALRRAEIHTPGYGVQYDFVCPTQLSPALQVKNTQGLFLAGQINGTTGYEEAAAQGLWAGVNAAHWALSLPPVALSRTESYIGVLIDDLVCRGVTEPYRMFTSRAEFRTSLRPDNADLRLTLKGSEEVGCVSSLRYREAVRVRDSLQDALAALHALTLSTNKWRNKLPGLQMSENKNTLVTAGELLQYNHVSFEMLASVFPESLSPYAEFSQRLKIEAVYKPYCDMQKKEIERIQREENMSLPQDLDYFSLPVSLSQEVREILDRVRPSTLGSATRLQGITPAAVVNLLRYVHATNAGLKGRTHTNQPERKEERDEERCARNASLPQ, encoded by the exons ATGTTGACAAAGAAGCGGCCCCTCCCGTGGAGCGTCCTGTCCCTGCTCTCCAGACGGGCCGCTCACCTCGCCAGACAGCAGTATGATGTCATCGTGGTGGGTGGAGGTCACGCAGGGAccgaggcggcggcggcggcggccagAGTGGGAGCCGAGACTCTTCTGGtcacacagaaaatacaaacCATTG GTGCTCTGTCCTGTAACCCGTCTCTGGGTGGAGTCGGGAAGGGGCAGCTTGTGAAAGAGGTGGATGCTCTGGACGGACTTTGTGGTCGAGCAGGAGACTGGGCTGGGATCCACTTCACCATCCTGAATCGCAAAAAAGGCCCCGCAGTGTGGGGCCCGAGGGCCCAGCTGGACCGCCAACGCTACCGTGAATTCATTCAG tctgaGCTGCTGTCCACTCCCAGGCTCACGGTGTTGGAAGGTTCAGTGGAGGAACTGCTGGTCACAGAGCCGAACCCAGAGGAGCCGGGACACCACAGAGTCACAGGGATACGTTTGG CAAACAGAAGTCAGCCCATCACAGCCAGCTCAGTGGTTCTTACCACAGGCACTTTCTTATCTGGCGCCCTTTTCATGGGCCAGACCATGTCCCCCGGGGGTCGATTTGGAGATGCTCCATCTAGTGCTGGGCTGTCTCACACTCTGAGGGAGAGGCTGGGACTCAGGACGGGCAGACTGAGAACTGGCACTCCTCCCAGGATTGTGAAGGATTCAGTGGACCTCTGCCAGGCTGAACTTCATCTGCCGGACACACATCCAACTCCATTCAGCTTCCTTAATAAACATACACGCTGCAAG CCTGAAGAGCAGCTGCCTTGTCACCTGACCACTACAACGCCGGGAGTGGAAAGAGTCGTGAAGGAGAGTCTTCATCTCAACTGTCACATACAGCAAGACACCAAGGGACCCAG ATACTGCCCGTCCATCGAGTCACGCGTGCTTCGCTTCCCAGGTCGGAGTCACCAGGTGTGGCTGGAGCCCGAGgggttgacctctgaccttctgtACCCACAGGGCCTGTCCATGACCATGCCCCCCGACATGCAGCTGCGACTCATCAGAGAAATCCCAGCCTTGCGCCGAGCCGAGATCCACACTCCCG gttATGGTGTGCAGTATGATTTTGTGTGCCCCACTCAGCTGAGCCCTGCTCTGCAGGTGAAAAACACTCAGGGTCTGTTTCTGGCTGGTCAGATCAATGGAACCACAGGCTATGAGGAGGCTGCTGCACAG GGGTTGTGGGCGGGCGTGAACGCCGCCCACTGGGCGCTCTCCTTACCTCCAGTGGCGTTGTCTCGGACAGAGAGTTACATTGGAGTTCTGATTGATGACCTGGTGTGTCGAGGAGTTACAGAGCCGTACCGCATGTTCACCAGCAGAGCGGAGTTCCGGACCTCTCTGAGGCCGGACAACGCTGACCTCCGCCTCACTCTGAAAG GGTCGGAGGAGGTTGGCTGTGTGTCGTCCCTGCGTTACCGCGAGGCAGTGAGAGTGAGGGACAGTCTGCAGGACGCTCTCGCGGCTCTTCACGCTCTCACGCTGTCCACAAACAAGTGGAGAAACAAGCTGCCCGGCCTGCAGATGAGCGAGAACAAGAATACACTGGTGAC CGCGGGCGAGCTGCTCCAGTACAACCATGTTTCTTTTGAAATGTTGGCGTCCGTCTTCCCAGAGAGCCTTTCTCCTTACGCAGAATTCTCACAGAGACTCAAGATAGAag CTGTGTACAAGCCGTACTGTGACATGCAGAAGAAAGAGATTGAGAGAATtcagagagaggagaacatGTCTCTGCCACAGGACTTGGACTACTTCTCTCTCCCGGTGTCACTGTCTCAGGAGGTCCGGGAGATTCTGGACAGAGTTCGACCCAGCACT CTGGGTTCTGCTACACGTTTACAAGGCATTACTCCTGCTGCAGTGGTCAACCTGCTGCGCTACGTTCACGCGACTAACGCGGGGCTGAAGGGGAGAACGCACACAAACCAACCCGAGcgaaaagaggagagagacgaGGAGCGGTGTGCAAGGAATGCCTCTTTACCTCAGTGA
- the atxn2l gene encoding ataxin-2-like protein, whose translation MLKQQQQPGTGGRKASNGTTGPASMSSPVSGTNNSNRTPAGRNRPSAKPSFQSSPVFEGVYNNARMLHFLTAVVGSTCDIRVKNGSVFEGIFKTLSSRCELAVDAVHKRSEDDGSTSAPPRREDITDTMIFSPSDLVTMICRDVDLNYATRDTFTDTAITSTRVNGEHKEKVLQRWEGGDSNGESYDLENDASNGWDANEMFRFNEVKYGVTSTYDSSLSMYTVPLERGNSDVYRQREARAARLASEIESSPQYRHRANLENDEGRSEEDKFSAVLRDGGDRERGRESPRDRDRERGRDSPGASNREGKYIPLPQRQREMNRERERAERGAGGPPPHNRLSGGYRSAPPSSSSPRPPLPSAAGPQTGISPSERSSPLSGRSGAYAPHHPQGSPSPGPGSGPASPYTPASPGGPAPTPTSASAALSPGSPPAPQGHTVSHSHSLPHSLTDAGRPVNGVSARTSPKAQRPPQSSRSARTPNSHTQSTATRSPKSGSSQDTPYLDTSSVSLPAQKTSGPAPLFPVDVNEILGAAAKERSAESPSSTEESKSSKAPSVLHRSQIEALRKFGKEFRLQPSGGSSSSPSSPATATPPAVSEVSQPGSAKPSPSDAHPASDSKPQPLASNPSQPQPQQSPAPAEDLTKDTTATPGPPTAVAIAAVSDRQSPAVPQPARTPGSEEGRSETEGVADQVKKSTLNPNAKEFNPNKPQMPMTKPNTAPTPPRPTPPSPVVLQHPGGQGPLYTTPYLSYVSQIHPVQPPPMYQYTMSTVNQGKYPRTKGSVVAPRSDHGTSAPPLLQTAASAAGAPLVASPYPQSYLQYNPQQYGQQQVLQAMTPYPGQPMYSMLQGGARMISQGGGPHPQALGPPGGPQYATQGDGPQGPQQGIYAPQSFSHHSGAVHQPQPSSTPTGNQPPQHTAPSPGQNAQSAPQPQSLYHSGPLSAPTPPNMPPGHTSPQGSYPIQGYSIHSHQGIPPSYPLGQIAQAMSGPHHSGSHGQPQLVMLQPPPQQGPGSVPQHPQHGPQQGAHQHFYIGHPQAMQVQTHPASFHPPGN comes from the exons ATgctaaaacaacagcagcagcccgGCACAGGCGGGAGAAAAGCATCTAACGGAACCACGGGCCCCGCCAGTATGTCTTCCCCAGTCAGCGGcaccaacaacagcaacaggaCACCGGCCGGGAG GAATCGACCCTCTGCAAAGCCATCATTCCAGTCATCACCT GTTTTTGAGGGTGTATACAACAATGCCAGAATGCTTCATTTCCTCACAGCTGTCGTG GGTTCCACCTGTGACATAAGAGTCAAGAATGGCAGTGTATTTGAAGGCATATTCAAGACTCTGAGTTCTCGG TGTGAGTTGGCTGTGGATGCTGTACACAAACGCAGTGAGGACGACGGATCAACGTCGGCTCCGCCACGGAGGGAAGACATCACTGACACTATGATCTTTAGCCCTTCAGATCTGGTGACAATGATCTGCAGAGATGTTGACCTCAACTATGCCACCAGAg ACACCTTCACAGACACAGCCATCACCTCCACCCGCGTCAATGGAGAGCACAAGGAGAAAGTGTTGCAAAGATGGGAGGGGGGAGACAGCAACGGAGAGAGTTATGATCTGGAAAATGATGCG TCCAACGGCTGGGATGCCAATGAAATGTTCCGTTTCAATGAAGTAAAATATGGAGTAACATCAACGTATGATTCCAGCCTCTCTATGTATAC TGTGCCACTAGAAAGAGGCAACTCCGATGTGTATCGGCAGAGGGAGGCACGCGCAGCTCGCCTAGCCAGTGAGATCGAGTCCAGCCCCCAGTATCGTCATCGTGCCAACCTGGAAAATGATGAGGGCAGAAGCGAGGAAGACAAATTCAGTGCTGTGTTGCGTGACGGCGGTGATCGGGAGAGGGGTCGCGAGAGTCCACGAGACAGAGACCGTGAAAGGGGACGAGACAGCCCCGGAGCCAGCAACAG GGAGGGCAAGTACATTCCATTACCTCAGCGTCAGAGAGAGATGAACCGGGAGCGTGAGCGAGCTGAGAGAGGTGCTGGCGGGCCTCCACCCCATAACCGTCTGAGTGGAGGTTACCGCTCTGCCcctccatcctcctcatccCCCAGACCCCCCCTGCCCTCTGCTGCAGGGCCACAAACCGGCATCTCCCCATCGGAGAGAAGCAGCCCTCTGTCAGGGCGAAGTGGGGCCTACGCCCCCCACCATCCCCAGGGAAGCCCCAGCCCAGGCCCCGGCTCTGGTCCCGCAAGCCCGTACACGCCTGCCTCACCCGGTGGACCCGCTCCTACGCCAacctctgcttctgctgccCTTTCCCCTGGCAGCCCCCCGGCCCCGCAAGGACACACAGTCTCTCATTCTCATTCACTCCCACACTCACTTACTGATGCAGGCAGGCCTGTTAATGGTG tcTCTGCTAGAACTTCCCCTAAAGCCCAAAGACCACCACAGTCGAGCAGGTCGGCCCGTACTCCaaactcacacactcagtcCACAG CAACTCGCTCTCCTAAATCAGGCTCTTCCCAGGACACGCCTTATTTAGACACTTCCTCTGTCAGCCTACCTGCCCAGAAGACGTCTGGCCCCGCTCCTCTCTTCCCTGTAGATG TGAATGAGATTCTTGGTGCAGCTGCAAAAGAACGTTCAGCTGAGAGTcccagcagcacagaggaaagCAAGAGTAGTAAAG CACCCTCGGTGCTGCACAGGTCACAGATCGAGGCGCTGAGGAAATTTGGCAAGGAATTTAGG CTCCAGCCAAGCGGAGGCAGCTCTAGCTCTCCCAGCTCTCCAGCTACAGCCACCCCTCCTGCTGTCAGTGAGGTGTCCCAGCCCGGCTCAGCCAAACCTTCACCCTCAGACGCTCACCCTGCTTCAGACTCTAAACCACAGCCTCTAGCTTCCAACCCCTCTCAGCCTCAACCTCAGCAGTCACCTGCTCCCGCTGAGGACCTCACCAAGGATACCACAGCTACACCTGGTCCCCCAACAGCTGTCGCCATAGCAGCCGTTTCAGACAGGCAGTCCCCGGCTGTCCCACAGCCAGCCAGGACTCCAGGAAGTGAGGAGGGCAGGTCTGAGACAGAGGGCGTGGCAGA CCAAGTCAAGAAATCCACCTTAAACCCCAACGCTAAAGAGTTCAACCCTAACAAACCTCAGATGCCTATG ACAAAGCCCAACACTGCACCCACTCCACCTCGGCCAACCCCTCCAAGCCCAGTGGTCCTTCAGCATCCCGGCGGACAGGGGCCTCTCTACACCACTCCCTACCTCTCCTACGTCTCACAGATCCACCCTGTGCAG cctCCACCAATGTACCAATACACAATGTCTACAGTCAACCAGGGAAAATACCCCAGGACCAAAG GATCAGTCGTGGCTCCCCGCTCTGACCATGGTACCTCAGCGCCCCCGCTGCTGCAAACTGCAGCCTCAGCGGCTGGAGCTCCACTGGTGGCTTCTCCGTACCCACAGTCCTACCTTCAGTACAACCCGCAGCAGTACGGCCAGCAGCAGGTCCTCCAGGCCATGACACCTTACCCTGGACAG cCGATGTACTCCATGCTGCAGGGTGGAGCCAGAATGATCAGTCAAGGTGGGGGTCCACATCCCCAAGCCCTGGGGCCGCCAGGAGGCCCCCAGTATGCTACGCAAGGAGATGGGCCTCAGGGACCTCAGCAGGGCATCTACG CTCCACAGTCGTTCTCCCACCACTCTGGTGCAGTACATCAGCCTCAGCCCTCCAGTACTCCAACAGGCAACCAGCCTCCACAACACACTGCACCAAGCCCTGGACAG aatGCTCAGTCAGCTCCACAGCCACAGTCCCTGTACCACTCGGGTCCTCTGTCAGCACCCACCCCGCCCAACATGCCCCCCGGCCACACGTCTCCACAGGGATCTTACCCCATTCAGGGCTACAGCATCCACAGCCACCAGGGCATCCCTCCGTCATACCCCCTGGGACAGATCGCACAG GCCATGTCAGGTCCTCACCACTCGGGGAGCCACGGTCAGCCCCAGTTAGTGATGTTGCAGCCTCCACCACAGCAGGGTCCAGGCTCAGTGCCCCAGCACCCTCAGCATGGACCTCAGCAAGGAGCACACCAGCACTTCTACATAGGGCATCCACAAG
- the LOC122759593 gene encoding tectonic-3-like, whose product MITSRQWCRLFSLGCIAFCVCLLGAVSASSSNSTVSPTTEGEANVVEEATVAVEGEATVAPTENGPPVEAVTEEVPTESPATSASTVQPPVLPPQGCLCDLTPHTCDIGCCCDTVDCGVANLSAVFTGCPQKAVSGVCIEKWLMFRANVDSSLVTVTDSMFCVQSEDKAAQSFQGFPPSPALGDSYHFSPPAPISSSHSRPFYRVDDVIQTFMASSSVHSLLRQPSPGPAAGLCVSRNPAKFLRSVSLSCSRMVTPQSCTTDPTLNTHSYFSDLNLLKIPADETTQISDLLISVTPRSTWSAPAQQNDSCVNVVKHVELTIGYTVRGELTTATVNMVLADVDTNQLVQQTHSVQYKLFTPRSTPRGLAPTDGLRVGSPVIGRFDRNVTTVTTAMMSQGGECSSDSSRRAPILFTHNTISGCTFSSPSSSCSELRSQIYGILQGLAPPNELAMNSGSQPNWTRVITQDCRVSPQESCATGCLLPSSLSIQVLWARQGLVDLPQNYVLGAKYIFKCQNLKCPLSSRLALTTEVMFADTTVYPESPRGSPQPDWKFPFGFFTRGAAELDRHIVNNKACDAEVTWSLMLFTLMSLTGLQFSTR is encoded by the exons ATGATAACCTCCCGTCAGTGGTGTCGGTTGTTTTCCTTAGGATGTATcgccttctgtgtgtgtttgcttggcGCAGTGTCAGCGTCATCTTCCAATTCCACTGTTAGCCCAACAACTGAAGGAGAAGCTAACGTTGTAGAAGAAGCTACCGTTGCCGTTGAAGGAGAAGCTACCGTTGCTCCCACTGAAAACGGTCCGCCTGTAGAGGCAGTGACTGAGGAAGTTCCCACTGAATCCCCTGCCACCTCTGCCTCCACCGTGCAGCCGCCTGTGCTGCCTCCTCAGG GGTGTCTCTGTGATTTAACGCCTCATACCTGTGACattggctgctgctgtgacacagtAGACTGTGGCGTCGCTAACTTGAGTGCCGTCTTCACTGGATGTCCACAGAAAGCCGT ATCAGGAGTTTGCATCGAGAAATGGCTGATGTTCAGGGCTAACGTGGACTCATCGCTTGTCACAGTGACTGACTCCATGTTTTGTGTCCAATCTGAGG ATAAAGCAGCCCAGTCTTTTCAGGGTTTCCCTCCATCTCCAGCTTTAGGGGATTCATACCACTTCTCACCACCAGCACCaataagcagcagtcacagcagACCTTTCTACAGG GTTGACGATGTCATCCAGACGTTCATGGCCAGCTCATCTGTGCACAGTCTCCTCCGTCAGCCGTCTCCGGGGCCCGCTGCTGGATTGTGCGTCAGTCGCAACCCTGCAA AGTTCTTAAGGTCCGTGTCTCTGTCCTGCAGCCGGATGGTGACGCCTCAGTCTTGTACCACGGACCCAACTCTCAACACACACTCCTACTTCTCTGACTTAAATCTGCTCAAG ATTCCAGCAGATGAGACAACCCAGATATCAGACCTTCTG ATCTCAGTTACACCTCGGTCTACGTGGTCTGCACCAGCCCAACAAAACGACTCCTGTGTCAACGTGGTGAAGCAT GTGGAGTTAACCATAGGATACACAGTCAGAGGGGAACTCACGACTGCGACTGTCAACATGGTCTTAGCCGATGTGGACACAAATCAGTTAGTGCAGCAGACACACTCTGTGCAGTACAAG CTGTTCACTCCCAGGTCCACTCCACGAGGTCTGGCCCCCACGGATGGACTCCGAGTGGGATCTCCTGTCATTGGTCGCTTTGATCGAAACGTGACAACT GTGACCACGGCCATGATGTCTCAGGGAGGGGAATGTTCCTCTGACTCCAGCAGACGAGCGCCGATCCTCttcacacacaacaccatcAGCGGCTGCACGTTCAG TTCCCCGTCGAGCAGCTGTTCAGAGCTGCGCTCCCAGATCTACGGGATCTTGCAGGGACTTGCTCCTCCGAATGAGCTCGCCATGAACTCCGGCTCCCAGCCCAACTGGACAAGAGTCATCACTCAGGACTGTCGGGTCAGCCCACAG GAGTCATGTGCCACTGGCTGCCTCCTCCccagctctctctctatccAAGTGCTATGGGCTCGCCAGGGTCTCGTAGACCTTCCGCAGAACTACGTCCTCGGGGccaaatacattttcaagtgTCAAAACCTCAAG tgTCCCCTGTCGTCCCGCCTCGCTCTAACCACCGAGGTGATGTTTGCCGACACCACAGTTTACCCAGAATCCCCCAGAGGCTCGCCTCAACCTGACTGGAAGTTTCCGTTTGGTTTCTTCACCCGAGGCGCGGCTGAGCTGGACCGGCACATTGTTAATAACAAAGCCTGTGACGCTGAGGTCACATGGAGCTTAATGCTGTTCACACTCATGTCGCTAACAGGATTACAATTCTCCACAAGGTAG